TATCATGATTATCTTTTTCGGGTGTTAAAGGAACTTGATTAGATTCTTTCCATTTATGCCAAATTTCACTTGCTTTATTTGTAAGAAGATTTTCTTTTTTAAAACCATTCATTAAAGAAAAATCTAAAGCACCTTTACCAACCAGCATTACATGAGGAGTGTTTTCCATAACTAATCGTGCTACTGAAATAGGATTTTTTATATGCTCTAAAAATGCCACCGAACCACAATTTCCTTTTTCATTCATGATGCATGCATCCAGTGTAACATGTCCTTCACGGTCGGGAAGTCCTCCATAGCCAACACTCATAACTTTAGGATCGGATTCGGAAATTCGTACTCCTTGCTCAACAGCATCAAGTGCTTTGCCTCCTTTTACAACAATTTCCCATGCTTTCTCATTTGCTACCAATCCATGATTCCATGTGGAAACGACAATAGGTCGTCTGACTTTTCCTGTATTTTTAAAGCTTTTGATTGAAGAGGTTTTGATATTGGATGAGCGAAGAATTGATGCGGGAAAAGAAGCTAAAGCAGTAAGCAGTAATGAATTTTTCAAAAAATTTCTACGTGAGTTCATATTATTTATTTCTTTTCAAGTTTTTGAAAGAGTTCAAAAATAATAATTTTAATCTAAAGTTTGGAAGTTTTGTTTTTAAAAGCTACAGATGTTTAGTATTTATGGAAAGCAGTCTTCAGTCGGCAGTCTTCAGTCCACAGTCCTCAGTTTGTTTGCCTGAATAACGTTGATTTTTTGGTTACTTTTTCCTTTGCGTTCTTTGCGTCTTTGCGAGAAAATATAAACAAATCAGTCTCCAGTCCGCAGTCAACAGTAGGCAGTCTGTGTGCTTGCCTGAATAGGGTTGACTTTTTTTGTTAATTTTCCTCTGCGTTTCTGCGACTCTGCGTTTAAACAG
This genomic window from Bacteroidota bacterium contains:
- a CDS encoding N(4)-(beta-N-acetylglucosaminyl)-L-asparaginase — its product is MNSRRNFLKNSLLLTALASFPASILRSSNIKTSSIKSFKNTGKVRRPIVVSTWNHGLVANEKAWEIVVKGGKALDAVEQGVRISESDPKVMSVGYGGLPDREGHVTLDACIMNEKGNCGSVAFLEHIKNPISVARLVMENTPHVMLVGKGALDFSLMNGFKKENLLTNKASEIWHKWKESNQVPLTPEKDNHDTIGMLALDKFGNICGACTTSGLAWKLHGRVGDSPIIGAGMFVDNEVGGAVATGKGEAVIKISGTHLVVELMRQGKSPEEACKLAVERIIKKQHDHKEFQVGFLALNKKGESGAYSISKGFEYAQYAENKNELIKS